In one window of Paraflavitalea soli DNA:
- a CDS encoding AsmA family protein, producing the protein MAVKPLVRKLLKVAGIVMGILLVLLVVAYLWFVHHAESIIRDIVRSKSNGTVELSLKNITYDFGQRRLNLREAVIYNTDSVRTKTAYRISVKRLSLQLHKLTPLILHRELVIDSILINNPDIRVMKSDTLEHRHGSLSHEIGDLYNSIHKALSLFSVGHFRIDNGRFSLANRARADWQPVTISNIYFRINHIKVGGNKVDSSAFHFSEDIVFNTDHQEITFPDGRYRMAFSNFRIHVKDRSIALDSCSIISTGNRQKKLALSLFFDKLKFSNLDFPALYATGVLKADSMYALNPLLNLNVTIDSARKQNGPPVHMDTLLKHLGINTQLKYIGVKNISTSVVTVQQGQSAEFNTKGDDFEMRDLVIDRTAKEPVSVGRFDMAIRGYTSLNKDSTYRFKFDSIRIINSSILLNNFSINSLAKANIIRHHQLPLFELDSLSWEELIFNRHIKAKQAVLYGPKIAYVKNTKADKDKKVSMYSVLRSLDKAMSLERIQVINGHISYVPNPDTRLLLQQVNLTVQTNQLLAARSTSMIGDAIDSLHFDKGSIKTKKLQASINNGSFTGHGTVLQAGEATIKDLSGNMTVNARDIRMAGLAFDDSSDHISIGTASWKEATVSINTPTARAAPEGRPPLSLTIRNIQGSKTHFSLKDPHSNLNTFVNKLTIASIRKDGSGKGALKVEGLAVEGTNLQYTGKDMVLHTGYYSLAGNTRSHINDVRFSHHTSHDTITAAIPRLQLVPDLEAILAGNLHAEEVILKEPILLVKLSAAGKAAEAASPGKQLPLMDIKQLIIEQPTLRLEQQQEEHSIHLAWNKGITPAHNQWVFNNIRHDGKTPITIDNASIQGTDVSFSQHADKLILLKPQSMELDLGLTRLATGKHPTIPWSTLIARFTLRNMQIDGIGKDSGRLSLKALTIEQLAIQGNQHHQEWLNNSPNLSLRDFSGDLTTTKNYFRWKQLSYHHRERLLSIDSFTYTPMVSRDAYIAAHPYQTDYIQLHTGRINIHRADLNKYFKDTLIHIGALAIYEPAISVYRDKRPPREPDVIRPLPVDMIKRLPFKIAVDSVLVHQGSVRYEEHSEKTNKSGVISISRLQALLANIKSRNIQATDSLKLLADAYMIDSIHVNLRLQESYTDSLAAFLMTTRVGPANLMMLNKVVEPLASVRIRSGQLDTLTLRAIGREYVSYGEMHMMYRKLNVEILQGGDVQKKSFVTKMITFIANTFVIKSRNNHKTGIIYFERLRDRSIFNYMIKMLLSGAGSSVGAKSNKKYLKHYRRELRKQGLPPIHL; encoded by the coding sequence ATGGCCGTTAAACCATTGGTAAGGAAGCTGTTGAAGGTCGCCGGTATAGTCATGGGTATCCTCCTGGTATTACTGGTGGTGGCCTACCTGTGGTTTGTACACCATGCAGAAAGCATTATCCGCGACATCGTCCGCAGCAAGTCCAATGGCACGGTAGAACTATCCCTCAAAAACATCACCTACGATTTTGGTCAGCGCCGCCTCAATCTCAGGGAAGCCGTTATCTACAATACCGATTCCGTCCGTACCAAAACAGCCTACCGGATATCGGTAAAGCGGCTCAGCCTGCAATTGCACAAACTCACCCCGCTGATCCTGCACCGCGAACTGGTCATTGACAGTATCCTGATCAACAATCCGGATATCAGGGTCATGAAATCCGATACGCTGGAACACAGGCATGGCTCCCTCTCCCATGAGATCGGCGATCTGTACAACTCGATCCATAAAGCCCTCTCCCTCTTCTCTGTAGGGCATTTCCGGATCGACAATGGCCGCTTTTCCCTGGCCAACCGGGCGCGGGCCGACTGGCAGCCGGTGACGATCTCCAATATCTATTTCCGCATCAACCATATCAAAGTGGGAGGCAACAAAGTAGACAGCTCAGCTTTTCACTTTAGTGAGGACATTGTTTTCAACACCGACCACCAGGAGATCACCTTCCCCGATGGGCGCTACCGCATGGCCTTCAGTAATTTCAGGATCCATGTAAAAGACCGGTCGATCGCACTGGACAGCTGCTCGATCATTTCTACCGGCAACCGGCAGAAAAAACTGGCCCTAAGCCTGTTCTTTGATAAACTCAAATTTTCCAATCTTGATTTCCCTGCACTCTATGCTACCGGTGTACTCAAAGCTGATTCCATGTATGCCCTCAATCCACTGCTCAACCTCAATGTGACGATTGACAGCGCACGCAAACAAAATGGCCCTCCTGTCCATATGGACACGCTGCTAAAGCACCTGGGCATTAATACCCAACTCAAATACATCGGCGTAAAAAATATCAGCACTTCCGTGGTTACGGTACAACAGGGACAGTCCGCCGAATTCAATACCAAAGGTGATGACTTTGAAATGCGGGACCTGGTCATCGACCGCACAGCCAAAGAACCCGTTTCGGTAGGCAGGTTTGATATGGCCATCCGTGGTTATACCAGCCTCAACAAAGACAGTACTTACCGTTTCAAGTTCGATAGTATACGGATCATAAACTCCAGTATCCTGCTCAATAACTTTTCCATCAACAGCCTCGCCAAAGCCAATATCATACGGCATCACCAGCTTCCTTTGTTCGAACTGGACAGTCTTTCCTGGGAAGAGTTGATCTTCAACCGGCATATCAAAGCAAAACAAGCCGTACTGTATGGCCCTAAAATAGCCTATGTGAAAAACACGAAGGCAGACAAGGATAAAAAAGTGTCCATGTATTCCGTATTGCGTTCCCTCGACAAAGCCATGTCGCTGGAAAGGATACAGGTGATCAATGGCCATATATCGTATGTCCCCAATCCAGATACCAGGCTGTTATTGCAACAGGTAAACCTGACCGTGCAAACCAATCAACTGCTGGCCGCACGATCTACCTCCATGATCGGCGATGCCATAGATTCATTGCATTTTGATAAAGGAAGTATCAAAACCAAAAAGCTGCAGGCTTCCATCAACAATGGAAGTTTTACCGGTCATGGTACGGTACTGCAGGCAGGTGAGGCCACCATCAAGGACCTCTCCGGCAATATGACTGTAAATGCCAGGGACATACGCATGGCAGGACTGGCCTTTGATGACAGCAGTGACCATATCAGTATTGGTACGGCCAGTTGGAAAGAAGCAACCGTATCAATAAATACCCCCACAGCCCGGGCTGCTCCCGAAGGCCGGCCACCTTTGTCATTAACGATCCGAAATATACAGGGCAGTAAAACCCATTTCTCCCTGAAAGACCCACACAGCAACCTCAATACGTTTGTAAACAAACTTACCATCGCTTCGATCAGGAAAGATGGTTCCGGCAAGGGCGCCTTGAAAGTAGAAGGACTGGCTGTAGAGGGCACCAACCTGCAATACACCGGCAAAGACATGGTATTGCATACCGGCTACTATTCCCTGGCAGGCAATACCCGGTCACATATCAATGATGTGCGATTTAGCCACCACACATCCCACGATACCATCACGGCAGCGATCCCCCGGCTACAACTGGTGCCCGACCTGGAAGCTATCCTGGCTGGCAACCTGCATGCCGAAGAGGTCATCTTAAAAGAACCCATACTACTGGTAAAATTATCCGCTGCCGGTAAGGCCGCCGAAGCAGCGTCACCCGGCAAGCAACTGCCCTTGATGGATATTAAGCAACTGATCATTGAACAACCCACCCTGCGCCTGGAGCAACAACAGGAAGAGCACAGCATCCACCTCGCCTGGAACAAGGGCATCACACCCGCCCACAACCAATGGGTGTTCAACAACATCAGGCACGACGGCAAAACGCCCATCACCATAGACAACGCCAGCATACAAGGAACGGATGTATCCTTTTCACAACACGCAGATAAACTGATCCTGCTGAAGCCACAAAGCATGGAGCTGGACCTGGGCCTTACCAGGCTGGCTACAGGAAAACACCCAACAATTCCCTGGTCTACACTCATCGCACGCTTTACCCTCCGGAATATGCAAATTGACGGCATAGGTAAAGACAGTGGCCGGCTCAGCCTTAAGGCATTAACGATAGAGCAATTGGCTATTCAGGGCAACCAACACCACCAGGAATGGCTCAACAACAGCCCTAATCTTTCCCTGCGCGACTTTTCGGGCGACCTGACCACTACCAAAAACTACTTTCGATGGAAACAACTCAGTTACCATCACCGCGAACGCCTGTTATCGATCGATTCATTTACTTATACACCGATGGTATCCAGGGACGCCTACATAGCGGCCCATCCTTACCAGACCGATTACATACAACTGCACACAGGCAGGATCAATATCCATCGTGCCGACCTGAACAAGTACTTTAAAGATACCCTGATCCATATCGGCGCTTTGGCCATCTATGAACCGGCAATCAGTGTGTACCGCGATAAACGCCCGCCACGGGAACCCGATGTGATCAGGCCATTGCCGGTAGATATGATCAAACGCCTCCCCTTTAAAATTGCTGTAGACAGTGTATTGGTCCACCAGGGAAGTGTACGCTATGAGGAACACAGTGAAAAGACCAATAAGTCGGGAGTGATCAGCATCAGCAGGCTGCAGGCCCTCCTGGCCAATATAAAGAGCCGCAATATCCAGGCAACAGACAGCCTGAAACTGTTGGCCGATGCTTACATGATAGATTCCATACACGTAAACCTGCGGCTGCAGGAATCCTATACAGATTCACTGGCGGCCTTCCTGATGACCACCCGGGTAGGGCCAGCCAACCTGATGATGCTCAATAAGGTGGTAGAACCATTGGCTTCTGTAAGGATCAGGTCAGGACAACTTGATACCCTTACCTTGCGGGCCATCGGCCGGGAATATGTATCGTATGGTGAAATGCATATGATGTACCGCAAGCTCAATGTGGAAATATTACAAGGGGGTGATGTGCAGAAGAAAAGCTTTGTTACCAAAATGATCACCTTCATTGCCAATACCTTTGTGATCAAAAGCCGCAACAATCACAAGACCGGCATCATCTACTTTGAGCGGCTGCGCGACCGCTCCATCTTCAACTATATGATCAAGATGCTGCTCAGCGGGGCCGGATCAAGCGTTGGCGCCAAGAGCAATAAAAAATACCTCAAACACTACCGGCGCGAACTGCGCAAACAAGGCTTGCCGCCGATACATCTGTGA
- a CDS encoding NAD(P)H-binding protein produces MKALIIGATGATGKDLVNVLLQDPAYTAVVIFVRRPVGISHPKLTEVLTDFDKLEGVSQFIKGDVWISCLGTTLKAAGTKDKQWHIDYEIPLKFAEIARANGISRTVLLSAYGASAKSKVFYSQMKGKLEDTIAGLSFDQYIIFRPGLLLRKDSDRSGERIMASLLKFLNGIGIIRKFKPMPTSTLAEKLAKAPKVLPAGKHIIELDKIFGF; encoded by the coding sequence ATGAAAGCCTTGATTATCGGAGCCACAGGCGCTACAGGGAAAGACCTGGTAAATGTACTGTTGCAAGATCCTGCCTATACAGCAGTGGTAATTTTTGTACGCCGGCCTGTTGGAATAAGTCACCCCAAGTTAACTGAGGTCCTTACTGATTTTGACAAACTGGAAGGAGTATCCCAATTCATCAAAGGCGATGTATGGATCTCCTGTCTGGGCACTACCTTAAAAGCCGCAGGCACCAAAGATAAACAATGGCATATCGACTATGAGATCCCGCTGAAATTTGCGGAGATTGCCAGGGCAAATGGCATTTCGCGGACGGTCTTATTGTCTGCTTACGGAGCCAGCGCTAAAAGCAAGGTCTTTTACTCCCAAATGAAAGGTAAGCTGGAAGATACCATTGCCGGCCTCTCCTTTGATCAGTACATTATTTTCAGGCCGGGCTTGTTGCTGCGGAAGGACTCAGACCGGTCGGGGGAACGTATCATGGCCAGCCTGTTAAAATTCCTGAATGGCATTGGAATCATCAGAAAGTTTAAGCCCATGCCCACCTCCACACTTGCTGAGAAACTGGCGAAAGCTCCCAAAGTCCTCCCAGCCGGAAAGCATATTATAGAGTTGGATAAGATCTTCGGGTTTTAA
- a CDS encoding dihydrofolate reductase family protein — MRNIILNLATTLDALIEGANGEIDWCILEEDMQFDAFLASIDTIFYGRVSYDQWGHYQPDATAPDMEKQIYSAIQSKVKYVFSSQSRVDNKATFISTDIVAQVQKIRNQPGKDIWLYGGAKLITTFIENGLVDKYMISVHPTALGAGKPLFDISARLNLVLAETKVFKSGVVQLIYTPLSDPKKDR, encoded by the coding sequence ATGAGAAACATCATATTGAATTTAGCCACCACATTAGATGCTCTTATCGAGGGAGCCAACGGCGAGATAGACTGGTGCATATTGGAAGAAGACATGCAGTTCGATGCATTTCTGGCATCCATAGACACCATCTTCTACGGACGTGTAAGTTACGATCAGTGGGGCCATTACCAGCCTGACGCAACTGCGCCGGACATGGAGAAACAGATCTACTCCGCCATACAGTCCAAGGTAAAATACGTTTTCTCCAGCCAATCAAGGGTAGATAATAAAGCCACCTTTATTAGTACCGACATAGTAGCCCAGGTACAAAAGATCAGGAACCAACCCGGAAAAGATATCTGGCTCTATGGTGGCGCCAAACTCATCACCACGTTTATAGAAAATGGGCTGGTAGATAAATATATGATCTCTGTGCACCCTACAGCCTTAGGCGCCGGCAAACCATTGTTTGATATCTCTGCCAGGCTGAACCTGGTACTGGCCGAAACCAAGGTATTCAAATCGGGGGTAGTGCAATTGATCTATACGCCCCTGTCTGATCCGAAAAAAGATAGATAG
- a CDS encoding helix-turn-helix transcriptional regulator, with product MIFKQAKPHHALAAYIDSFWSIAGAGTELHTERIFPDGSPGMVLNLGEKCTTDNGLVTMQPGSTYLVGAMTSYKETYLNEKHHLMGVCFKPGAFSQFYDHLSLAAITEQTVELEKTLAPDTSKMQELSFAELNTFFIKRFKAPDSNLSTIAQSVKTIKGQITVDALAKQHHTTPRQLERSFHKHIGITPKEFINITRFQQAFSEITHNKKHKSLFNIAIEHGYYDHAHLTNDVKRYTGLPPSAL from the coding sequence ATGATCTTTAAACAGGCGAAACCACATCATGCACTGGCAGCGTATATTGACAGCTTTTGGTCAATAGCAGGCGCCGGCACTGAGCTGCATACAGAGCGGATATTTCCGGATGGAAGCCCTGGCATGGTATTGAACCTGGGCGAAAAATGCACCACTGACAATGGCCTCGTAACCATGCAGCCCGGAAGCACTTATTTGGTAGGCGCTATGACTTCCTATAAAGAAACCTACCTCAACGAAAAACATCACCTGATGGGTGTGTGCTTTAAGCCAGGCGCCTTCTCACAGTTTTATGACCACCTGTCACTGGCAGCCATTACAGAGCAGACGGTAGAACTGGAAAAAACGCTGGCGCCAGACACCAGCAAAATGCAGGAGTTGTCATTTGCTGAGTTAAACACTTTTTTTATCAAGCGATTCAAAGCACCTGATTCCAACCTTTCCACGATTGCCCAATCTGTAAAAACGATCAAGGGGCAGATCACGGTAGATGCACTGGCCAAACAGCATCACACTACACCGCGACAACTGGAAAGAAGTTTTCACAAGCATATCGGTATTACTCCTAAAGAGTTTATTAACATCACGCGATTTCAGCAGGCTTTCTCGGAGATCACGCATAATAAAAAGCACAAAAGCTTATTTAATATCGCCATTGAACACGGGTACTACGATCATGCGCATTTAACCAATGACGTAAAACGGTATACCGGCCTGCCTCCTTCCGCATTATAA